One Streptomyces formicae genomic window, GCGTCGGGGTCGAGGGCGACGATCCGCCGCATGTGCCGGGAGAGGTCGAGGACGATGCCGGGTCCAGTCGTCTGCCCGGCGAGGCTGGTGCCCGCGCCGCGCGGCACCACGGACACGCCGTGCGCGGCGGCCGCGGCGACCGCCGCCTGGACGTCGTCGGCGTGGCGCGGGAAGACGACGCCGAGCGGGGTGATGGCGTACATGCTGGCGTCGCGCGCAAACAGGTGGCGGCTGTAGTCGTCGAAGCGGACCTCGCCCTCCAGGTCGGCGGCGAGCCGCCGTGCGAGGTCTTCGGTCCGCGCGGGGTCGGGGGCGCTGGTGTCAGCGGTGTTCTCGGTGCTCTTGGTGCTCTTGGTGCTCTCCGTGCTCGACGTCATACGACATGCTCCGGGGGGCGAAGGGGCGTACGTACGGGTCAGGTGGTGCGCAAGTGGTCGAGTGCGTCGGCCAGTCCCTGGTGGCCCACCGGGACCCCGGCGAGTTCGAGGCCCATCTGGACCCCGGCGAGGGTGCCCGCGAGCGTGAGGTCGTTGAAGTGGCCCAGGTGGCCGATGCGGAAGACCTGGCCCGCGAGCCGCCCGAGGCCGGTGCCGAGCGACATGTCGAAGCGCTCCAGGACGACCTTCCGTACGGCGTCGGCGTCCTGGCCGTCGGGCAGGAGCACGGCTGTCAGTGATCCCGAGTGCTCGCGCTCGTCGGCGCAGAGCACATCGAGTCCCCAGCCGCGTACGGCACTTCGGGTGGCGGCGGCGTGCCGTGCGTGCCGGGCCCAGACCTGTTCGAGTCCCTCGTCGGCGAGCATGTCGAGCGCCTCTTCGAGGCCGTAGAGGAGGTTGGTGGCGGGGGTGTACGGGAAGTAGCCCGCCTCGTTGGCGTCGATGATCGGCGTCCAGTCCCAGAAGGACTTGGGCAGCCGCGCGGTGCGCGCCGCGGACAGGGCCTTCTCGCTGACGGCGTTGAAGCTCAGCCCCGGCGGCAGCATGAGCCCCTTCTGCGATCCGGTCACGGTCACGTCGACGCCCCACGCGTCGTGCCGGTACTCGAGGGAGCCCAGCGAGGAGACCGTGTCGACGAGGAGCAGCGCGGGGTGGTCCGCCGCGTCGATGGCGGCGCGGATCTCCGGGACGCGGCTGGTGACACCGGTGGACGTCTCGTTGTGGACGACGCAGACGGCCTTGACGCGGTGCTCGGTGTCGGCGCTCAGGCGTGCGAGGGCGGCTTCGGGGGACGCGCCGTGGCGCCAGTCGCCGGGCACGAACTCCACGTCGAGGCCCAGGGACCGGGCCATGGCGCGCCACAGCGAGGCGAAGTGGCCGGTCTCGAAGCAGAGCACGCGGTCACCGGGGCTGAGCGTGTTGACCAGGGCGGCCTCCCAGGCCCCGGTGCCCGACGCGGGATAGACGACGACGGGCCCCGTCGTGCCGAAGACGG contains:
- a CDS encoding pyridoxal-phosphate-dependent aminotransferase family protein encodes the protein MTVRTGRHFLQIPGPTNVPDRVLRAMAAPTIDHRGPEFAALTRRLLDALGPVFGTTGPVVVYPASGTGAWEAALVNTLSPGDRVLCFETGHFASLWRAMARSLGLDVEFVPGDWRHGASPEAALARLSADTEHRVKAVCVVHNETSTGVTSRVPEIRAAIDAADHPALLLVDTVSSLGSLEYRHDAWGVDVTVTGSQKGLMLPPGLSFNAVSEKALSAARTARLPKSFWDWTPIIDANEAGYFPYTPATNLLYGLEEALDMLADEGLEQVWARHARHAAATRSAVRGWGLDVLCADEREHSGSLTAVLLPDGQDADAVRKVVLERFDMSLGTGLGRLAGQVFRIGHLGHFNDLTLAGTLAGVQMGLELAGVPVGHQGLADALDHLRTT